A window of the Terriglobia bacterium genome harbors these coding sequences:
- a CDS encoding O-antigen ligase family protein — MSVPADILDPAAQAARDAAARPGRHAASLHNTLVYGLCALLSFGPLAFGATEPWSVTVLEIGTSALVLVWMAKQVSLRRIKIRYNPLYLPMSLLALLVLFQLVSGMTAYRYITTTRATLFLAYAAIFFVVVQTLRSDRDLKLFSNWFSIFGFLVALFAIVQGLTDKTGKLYWVRLPRFGGWTYGPYVDHSHYAGLMEMLLPLPLVMAVLGVQRGNKRVLLWLFTGTMMASIFLSQSRGGVLAMLIELAFLAAVAVPRSSARRHHRTGFAAVAAAIVFLAFVAWLGGDALLERFSVPRQQDLVGPGRPLILKDSVRLIAHKPVTGWGLGTYPLVFPQVRSFYTSLFINHAHNDYAELVAETGIVGAVVIAWFLFALYRAGLSKVRNRQSRTIDAVTLYSLTSCTAIVAHSFWDFNLQIPANAALFFALCGLASARLTAPRVREQAAAETSAAGEADW, encoded by the coding sequence ATGAGCGTGCCCGCGGACATCCTCGACCCCGCCGCACAGGCGGCCCGCGATGCAGCCGCGCGCCCCGGCCGCCATGCTGCTTCGCTGCATAACACTCTTGTGTACGGCCTGTGCGCGCTGCTCAGCTTTGGACCGCTGGCCTTCGGCGCCACCGAGCCCTGGTCCGTCACCGTGCTGGAGATCGGCACGTCGGCTTTGGTGCTGGTGTGGATGGCCAAGCAGGTGTCCTTGCGGCGCATCAAGATCCGCTACAACCCGCTGTATCTCCCGATGTCGCTGCTGGCGCTGCTGGTGCTTTTCCAGTTGGTCTCTGGTATGACCGCCTACCGCTACATCACGACCACCCGCGCCACGCTGTTCCTTGCCTACGCGGCGATCTTTTTTGTTGTCGTTCAAACCTTGCGCAGCGACCGCGACTTGAAGCTTTTTTCCAACTGGTTCTCGATCTTTGGTTTCCTGGTCGCGCTGTTCGCCATCGTGCAGGGGCTCACCGACAAGACGGGCAAACTCTACTGGGTGCGCCTGCCGCGTTTCGGGGGCTGGACCTACGGTCCTTATGTAGACCACAGCCACTATGCCGGTCTGATGGAGATGCTGCTTCCCTTGCCCCTGGTGATGGCGGTGCTCGGCGTGCAGCGCGGCAACAAGCGCGTTCTGCTCTGGCTGTTCACAGGGACGATGATGGCCTCCATCTTCCTCTCGCAATCGCGTGGCGGTGTGCTCGCCATGCTGATCGAGTTGGCATTCCTGGCCGCCGTAGCGGTCCCGCGCAGCAGCGCGCGACGCCACCACAGGACCGGGTTTGCGGCGGTGGCGGCAGCCATCGTCTTTCTGGCGTTCGTCGCATGGCTCGGTGGCGACGCGCTCCTGGAGCGATTCTCGGTTCCCCGGCAGCAGGACCTGGTGGGACCGGGGCGCCCCCTGATCCTGAAGGACAGCGTGCGGCTGATCGCGCACAAGCCCGTGACCGGATGGGGACTGGGCACGTATCCGCTGGTGTTCCCGCAGGTCCGCAGCTTTTATACCAGCCTGTTCATCAACCACGCACACAACGATTACGCGGAGCTGGTCGCGGAGACGGGTATCGTGGGCGCGGTCGTGATCGCTTGGTTCCTGTTCGCACTCTACCGCGCCGGACTGAGCAAAGTGCGCAACCGCCAGAGCCGCACCATCGACGCAGTGACCCTGTACTCGCTGACTTCGTGCACCGCCATCGTCGCGCACAGCTTCTGGGACTTTAATCTTCAGATTCCCGCCAACGCGGCCCTGTTTTTCGCGCTTTGCGGCCTGGCCTCCGCGCGGCTTACGGCGCCACGCGTACGCGAGCAGGCCGCTGCGGAAACGTCGGCGGCCGGAGAAGCCGACTGGTGA
- a CDS encoding TonB-dependent receptor, with translation MSWNTRCAILLLVFVLGCAGSLFAASQNAVIYGTVYNAGSNPMPDVTVILENRALGFSRTAVTGSDGSYTFSEVPPADNYTVTAKHGAKQIDQRTGITVNVGDERVILPPLTEQPEVAAGAPPKPAGPVKTQPTVRNETVSSAVSGVVTGDQLRSLPLYNRNFLVLGLITPNVHDTEQGSALTGASFSVAGARPSQNDFLLDGTDNLASSSNQAIPFQVNDSIQEFRVTSSTANAEYGRNLGGTVNVVTKRAGNAFHGSVYGYFGSDVLNADNPLSLYNGTTFDKAAAYAGTVGVAPVLDPTAAQYRTPFSYNQYVANAQAAGYCTNSRVGAFPANTCVANTDGLNTFFDPAQILKDHNQFKQPFDSKQFGASGGGALIKDKWFAFGSYEGTRIDNPNPILERVPSSFDTTYHGYPFASGLGAADPNFVQAQNILKLFPASNIKALGSGAVPGVLEFFQGETPNYTHVHNFLLRTDFKKSENTDFTFRYVGQILNQLHDDTLPAVGSYPGNGAFREAVNHNASLSFSHNFTKTLINELRFGYSRFDLGESAQDASFDATTLGLPFKQMPTILLNGIDTQSSGAAPGVLGAYAGWLDFGAGAPSLMFPWSDSRFPFARLGAPLGAPAERRDSTFSVTDNVSWNHGHHNIKFGGEFRHLDNDVFNGAFNRGLIYSGNIGEFTSDSESCNVGSVACPNNAFRRPSFDFAQFNPAYSGKFRSWVVAGYLQDTYRARKNLTFNYGLRYEYFSVPREINNNIWNFDPASNGMVQQNGTAVQDPYGNLCGAVDPPWGVLTAAFGGFPVQDSFGNPTWINGTGCKSTSTNGYNQTARSNTLNFAPRAGIAWNVRGDEVAHPTVVRVGFGIFYDQAPISQISQLMYNRPITSPNAIIGQGFSGQAGFPLGGACGGNYQCGFGNSLVQAGALAATTLDGVNPNSFYASMQQPFAIYARDTGHSNTPHSLQASASIQQQLSPKVTAEVGYVGMIGYYLPVVYDQNYANEWGHVRLCTGGVGSPTCPDASSPGSNLWFDNMSQFPIYTVTNRGDSNYHSVMARVRTAGWHGLRLNVAYSYSKSLDNSSTGIYPTLPISPRNLLLGYQFLENGSFPTQNLLGTFTGALPPAGLGFAQPVFPFIDFSTGALTTTGAGRVLTSPYLIPQDPFHFLANDYGRSDFDSTHRLTVDYVWETKSSSKLWDMWAFSGIFTAQTGQPFSIFGGPIAGGITQRAELGVPQNQILITDNPNGAIDPTQFIFLLSDVCPAQVVANNASTFMPIPGQACIGRTGRNAFIGPNFVNMNFAIQKGFTLGGEDKKLYLRAEFFNLFNRANFYNPISSISDNGFTPSGDFGTIKSAHDPRQIQLAVRFSW, from the coding sequence ATGAGCTGGAACACACGCTGCGCCATTCTACTTCTCGTGTTCGTTCTGGGTTGCGCCGGATCGCTGTTCGCGGCATCCCAGAACGCGGTCATTTACGGGACCGTGTACAACGCGGGCAGCAATCCGATGCCGGATGTCACCGTCATCCTGGAGAACCGCGCCCTCGGATTTTCGCGAACCGCCGTCACCGGCTCCGATGGCTCCTACACATTCTCGGAGGTGCCTCCCGCGGACAACTACACGGTGACCGCGAAGCATGGCGCCAAGCAGATCGACCAGCGCACCGGAATCACGGTCAACGTCGGCGACGAGCGTGTGATCCTTCCGCCGCTCACCGAACAGCCCGAGGTAGCGGCCGGCGCTCCACCGAAGCCGGCAGGCCCAGTCAAGACGCAGCCCACGGTTCGCAATGAGACGGTCAGTTCGGCTGTCAGCGGCGTGGTCACCGGCGACCAGTTGCGCTCCCTTCCTCTTTATAACCGGAACTTCCTCGTCCTCGGCCTGATCACTCCCAATGTCCACGATACTGAACAGGGCTCAGCGCTGACCGGGGCATCCTTCAGCGTGGCCGGAGCCCGTCCCAGCCAGAACGACTTCCTGTTGGATGGCACCGACAACCTGGCGAGCAGCAGCAACCAGGCCATTCCCTTCCAGGTCAATGACTCGATCCAGGAGTTCCGCGTCACCTCCTCCACCGCGAACGCCGAATACGGTCGCAACCTGGGTGGCACCGTCAACGTGGTGACCAAGCGCGCCGGCAACGCCTTTCACGGCAGCGTCTATGGCTACTTCGGCAGCGACGTCCTGAACGCCGACAATCCACTCTCGCTCTACAACGGCACTACATTTGATAAGGCCGCGGCCTACGCCGGTACGGTGGGCGTTGCGCCGGTACTCGACCCAACGGCAGCGCAGTATCGCACGCCGTTCAGCTACAACCAGTATGTGGCCAACGCTCAAGCGGCGGGCTATTGCACAAACTCCCGCGTTGGCGCCTTCCCGGCAAACACGTGCGTGGCCAACACCGATGGTCTGAACACGTTCTTCGATCCGGCCCAGATTCTCAAGGACCACAACCAGTTCAAGCAGCCGTTCGACTCCAAGCAGTTCGGCGCCAGTGGGGGCGGCGCCCTGATCAAAGACAAGTGGTTCGCCTTCGGCAGCTACGAAGGCACGCGCATCGACAACCCCAACCCGATCCTGGAGCGCGTTCCATCGAGCTTCGACACGACGTACCATGGCTATCCGTTTGCTTCGGGCCTGGGCGCGGCCGATCCCAACTTCGTCCAGGCACAAAACATCCTCAAGCTGTTCCCGGCGTCCAACATCAAGGCTCTGGGTTCGGGCGCGGTGCCTGGCGTCCTCGAGTTCTTCCAGGGCGAGACACCGAACTACACCCACGTCCACAACTTCCTCTTGCGCACCGATTTCAAGAAGTCGGAGAACACCGATTTCACGTTCCGCTACGTGGGCCAGATCCTGAACCAGTTGCATGACGACACCTTGCCCGCGGTCGGCTCGTATCCGGGTAATGGCGCCTTCCGCGAAGCAGTGAACCACAACGCGAGCTTGTCCTTCAGCCACAACTTCACGAAGACGCTGATCAATGAATTACGCTTCGGGTACAGCCGGTTCGACCTGGGCGAATCGGCGCAGGACGCCAGCTTCGACGCCACTACATTGGGTCTGCCCTTCAAGCAGATGCCTACCATCCTGCTGAACGGGATTGATACACAATCGAGCGGTGCCGCGCCGGGAGTTCTCGGGGCCTATGCTGGGTGGCTGGACTTCGGCGCCGGCGCCCCGAGCCTCATGTTCCCATGGTCCGATTCCCGCTTCCCGTTTGCGCGCCTGGGCGCGCCGCTGGGGGCACCGGCCGAGCGCCGCGATTCCACCTTCTCCGTTACCGACAACGTCTCCTGGAACCATGGTCACCACAACATCAAATTCGGCGGCGAATTCCGCCACCTGGACAACGACGTGTTCAACGGCGCCTTTAACCGCGGCCTCATCTACTCCGGGAACATCGGCGAGTTCACCAGCGACAGCGAAAGCTGCAACGTAGGGTCCGTTGCGTGTCCCAACAATGCCTTCCGCCGGCCGAGCTTCGATTTTGCCCAGTTCAACCCCGCCTACAGCGGCAAGTTCAGGTCCTGGGTGGTCGCAGGCTACCTCCAGGACACCTACCGCGCGCGCAAGAACCTGACCTTCAATTACGGTCTCCGCTACGAGTACTTCTCGGTTCCGCGGGAGATCAACAACAACATCTGGAACTTCGACCCGGCGTCGAACGGCATGGTGCAGCAGAACGGCACCGCCGTCCAGGACCCCTACGGCAATCTTTGCGGGGCTGTCGATCCCCCGTGGGGCGTCCTTACGGCCGCGTTCGGGGGCTTCCCGGTGCAGGATTCCTTCGGCAATCCTACCTGGATCAATGGCACCGGCTGCAAATCGACGAGCACCAACGGCTACAACCAGACCGCGCGTTCCAACACCTTGAATTTTGCCCCGCGCGCGGGCATTGCCTGGAATGTCCGCGGCGATGAAGTCGCCCACCCCACCGTGGTGCGCGTCGGCTTCGGCATCTTCTACGACCAGGCGCCGATCAGCCAGATCTCGCAGTTGATGTACAACCGGCCGATCACGTCCCCGAATGCAATCATCGGACAGGGCTTCAGCGGCCAGGCCGGTTTCCCGCTCGGTGGCGCCTGCGGCGGCAATTACCAGTGCGGCTTCGGGAACTCCCTCGTACAGGCGGGCGCGCTGGCAGCCACCACGCTCGACGGCGTGAATCCGAACAGCTTCTATGCTTCGATGCAGCAACCCTTCGCGATCTACGCGCGTGACACGGGGCACTCCAATACCCCGCATTCCTTGCAAGCCAGCGCCTCGATCCAGCAACAACTTTCGCCCAAGGTGACCGCGGAAGTCGGATACGTTGGCATGATCGGGTATTATTTGCCGGTTGTGTACGACCAGAATTACGCGAACGAATGGGGCCACGTCCGCCTCTGCACCGGAGGCGTTGGCAGCCCAACCTGTCCCGACGCCAGCAGCCCCGGGAGCAACCTGTGGTTTGACAACATGTCCCAGTTCCCCATCTACACTGTCACCAACCGGGGCGATTCCAACTATCACTCGGTGATGGCGCGCGTACGGACGGCCGGCTGGCACGGCCTGCGCCTGAATGTCGCCTACAGCTACTCCAAGTCGCTCGACAATTCCTCGACCGGCATCTACCCCACTCTCCCCATTTCTCCTCGCAACCTGCTCTTGGGATATCAATTCTTGGAGAACGGGAGTTTCCCGACACAGAATCTCCTAGGTACCTTCACGGGGGCACTGCCCCCTGCGGGCTTAGGCTTCGCCCAGCCGGTGTTTCCGTTCATCGACTTCAGCACCGGAGCTTTGACCACCACCGGCGCCGGGCGCGTGCTGACCAGCCCGTACCTCATCCCGCAGGACCCGTTCCACTTCCTCGCCAACGACTACGGCCGCTCGGACTTCGATTCCACCCACCGCCTGACCGTGGACTACGTCTGGGAAACGAAATCCTCCAGCAAGCTCTGGGATATGTGGGCATTCAGCGGCATCTTCACGGCCCAGACGGGCCAGCCGTTCAGCATCTTCGGCGGGCCGATCGCCGGAGGGATCACGCAGCGCGCCGAGCTGGGAGTCCCGCAGAATCAGATCCTAATCACGGATAACCCAAACGGAGCGATCGACCCCACCCAGTTCATCTTCCTGCTCAGCGACGTCTGCCCGGCGCAGGTGGTGGCCAACAATGCATCTACCTTCATGCCGATCCCAGGTCAGGCCTGCATCGGCCGTACCGGTCGCAACGCGTTCATCGGCCCGAATTTCGTCAACATGAACTTTGCCATCCAGAAGGGCTTTACGCTCGGAGGTGAGGACAAGAAGCTGTATCTCCGCGCCGAATTCTTCAATCTTTTCAACCGCGCCAACTTCTATAACCCGATCAGCTCGATCAGCGACAATGGCTTTACCCCAAGCGGCGACTTTGGCACCATCAAGTCGGCGCACGATCCGCGCCAGATCCAGTTGGCGGTGCGCTTCAGCTGGTAG